Within Balearica regulorum gibbericeps isolate bBalReg1 chromosome 10, bBalReg1.pri, whole genome shotgun sequence, the genomic segment CGTAGCCAAGAGAGCAAACTCAGCAAGTACAAGATTTCACCACACAGGTGTAACAGCTGTGATGGGGAGGGACGAGCTTATTGCTCTGCAATTGTGAATAACAGACCTTTTTATTCCACACAAAACACATAAAACTCCTTTCCCCAGAAGGTGGGGAAAGACACAGACAGTGTTGGTCCACTTGCCCCCAACACCTATCCTCTTTTAGAGCTTGGCATGAAAAGTCTCCTCTCAATACAAGGCTTCCAGTGCCAACTCACAAGATACATCAGTTTCTTACACATCATCTAACCCACCCACCAGCTTCAGGGAACTCTTTGTATAAGGAATAAGCTCCCTGTTGCTTTTAAGCCCAGCTGCTGGGCCATGACCCAAGTAACCTGTCACTGGAGCCGGGATCACCAGAGTTCTCTCCCAGTCCAGGGCTAATGACCCAGCCCAAGCAAGAGGACACAACTTCTATGGCAGGGAACGAGCATCCCTTTGACCTACTGCTTTGCATAGGGCAGCTCTGTCAGTGGTCTCTTGGAGAAAGCTGACAcctgctcctccagcttctcCACGACCTCTCTCAGCCGATCCTCATTGcagtaaaaatatacataaaggTTGCGTTCTGTCTGCAGGATAGGGCTCTGCAGAGATGTGCGCTTGACCTTCAAGTCACTCAGGAGGTCTGTCAGCATTTGGTAGAGGTTGTCCTCCATGGTTGTCAGTTGCTGCATCAGCTCAGTCATCTCCTGAGGGGCAGAACCCAAACACATGTGAACATGCAGAACGAGGGGGATTTTCTCCCACCTATGGAACAGCTCAGCCCACTAGAAGCAAACTACCCAGCTGGCTCTGGCCTCCAAACACATCCAGTCCAAGGAACAGAGGTAGCTTACTGGGCCACCTTGGCTAAGGCACCCCAATCTCTATACCTAACAGCACATGTGAAACGGTGAGAATCTCTTCTGTCCCTCAGCCAGTCACTGCCTCACTGGATAGCTTTTGGGACAAGGCAAGGATCAGCCCAACTTCCTCTCCCTCTGTGGGCTGAGGGCAGTTAAGTTcccccccctgcacccagggaggatGGCACAGAGGTGCCCCACAGCCACCCAGCAAGGCCTGGTGGAACAGGAGTGCTCACTTACCGGAGAGGAGAGCTGCAGCTGGTTCGAGCTGTTGTACAGCAGCCGGTAGAGCACCTCTGTGGAGGACTCCAGGGCAGGAAGCTGGGGCATAGGAGCTGCCAGCTGTGCTTCCAGCACCTTCTGGTCCTGAAccaactgggagcactgggctgCTATGGTCTTATAGCTGCGGAAGATCTGCTTCTCCTGATCTTGCCCCACCAGCATGTCCCAGAGCCTGCAAGAGGGAACAGCCAGCCAGAGGTGTGAGCAGTGTGccagcagaggaagaacaggGTTCAGGTGACATTGTGCACCTGTGTGACTGGGATGCAAGCAGCTGTGGGGCAACAATGAGAGGACAGCCACTCCTGGTGAGCAGCCCATGTCCTGGAGGTCCTGGAAGAGCACCATAAAGAAGCAGGCTGGCTCAAGGTCCAGTCAGATACTCCTTGCTGGCAGACACCAGCACCAGCTGTgcagggaggagtgagaagctGCTGTCAGTGCAGAGGACTCAGAGAAAGCTCTTGCTCCAAGGAACTTGTGCTTCCTTCTGGCCCAGCTCTCCTTCTCCATGGCCAAAGACTTGTCCCTGCACTGTCCACCTTCACATCATAGGAAAACCTCTGTTTTCCATTCTCATTCCCTTCTCCAAGCCCATGCTTTGCTGCATCAGCCCTAGCCAGCCAGAAAGAAGCAGATGCCATCTCCTGGGGAATTTTGCACCACCATGGAGTCAGGGTGGCTCTGGTAGAAGAGCACTGCTGGACTGCCTGGTAGCTTGGGTCTGTCACCTGCCTCTCCCATTCCCATTCCACCTCCTCCACATCTAGTTTGTTcctcatgcacacacacacagaggcccTTACCGTAGAGCACAGAGGTCCTTGGGGTCTATCCATATGCGTGGACAATCCTTCTGGGAGGATCTGGCCTCTTTGAAGTAGTTCTGCTGCGCCTGCAGCCTGGTCTGGGCTTCCTTCATGGCAGTTTCCATCTCCCTCAGCCAAGCGGCCTTCTGGtccatctcctttctctcccatttCAGCTGGAGCTCCAGCAGATTCAGGCGGCTGTGCTGGTTCACCAACCACGCAGCTGCCTCTTCCTGCCTCCTGGCAATGGACTGCAGATGGGCAGCTTCCAGGCTGAGCTGCCTCTGCAGGACGGGCAGGCAAGAAAGGCGAGCCTCTGCCTTCAGCAGGGGTGGCAGCTGGTGGGTCAGGGTCTGTGTGATGTCGCAACGCAGGGCGTGAAGCTGCTTCTGAAGCATGGCAGCCTGGCTCCGGAGCTCCACCTTGACTACATGCTGTGCAGGAGGAAGACAAGACAGGCTGGTGTCAGGGTGCACCACTAGTGCTGCCTGGCTGTGCCACCCCCGCCTGGCATGTCAGCTGTGCTCCAGTGTTCAACAGGAGGGActgcctgcagcacaggcagaccCTGCCATAGAGGatggtggaggagagggagcacTGGACCTACCTGGTTCTTCTCGAGAGCTTCCAGAGTCCTCTGGGCCCACTCCAGCGCAGCACAGTTGGCTTCCACTTTTGCTGACATGACTATGACCTCCCTCTGGGCACAGATACGTGCTTTCTCCATTTGCCCCAGCTCCTTCCAGTAGCTGTCTTGGTCCTCTAGTAGCTCATCTCTGTCAGTCCCAAGGCTTTTCAGCATTGTTTGCTTGGCATCCATTCTCTCTGTGGCTTCCTGGCTGCCATCTCTCACCTCCTCATGCCCCATGCTCAACACCTCTCTgccatccctcccctccactAGCTGCTTTCCCCTTGAGCCTTGGACCAGTATTCCCTGACTTGCTGGTGCCACCCACCACGGTGTCTTTGCACACTCTTGATAAGGAGTTCTTCCTTCTGGTACTTCCCAGTCTGAATCCATCTGCATCCCAGcctccagcctctccttctGGGTCTCTCCCTGTGCACTTGCTCCCCGAGCATCTGGAACCTGGGCACTCCCCAGTTGGACCTGCTGGATGAGCCTCTCAAACACATCAGTGGCTTCTTGTTCTAGCTGCATGTAAGGGCCAAGATCCATCTCACACAGCAATGCTGGTGGACGGCCTTTCCCCATGTCCTCACACCACTTTGCCAGCTGCATTGCAGCCTTGCTGACCTGGTTCAGGACAGCACTGGTTTGGAAGACCTCCACTTCCAGGTCCCTCTGAGCCTTCCTCAAGTCCCACTTCAccactttctcctcctcctccaaataCCTCAGCTCCCACTGAAGGTTGGCTGCCCAAACCTGCAGCTTTCTGTGCCGCCAGAGCTGACGGTCACGATAGTCCTGAAGCTCGTGAAGCTCCTGCTTCAGGGCCTCCAGAGAGCAACTCTCATCATCCAGTATCACGCTTGGGAGCTGTGGGACCTGGCGGCATACCTGCAATGCCTGCTCAAGGGCATGGCCTTCTAGGATGGGCttgcctgcagccagcagggCATCGTAGGCCTCCACCTCAGCTGGGCTCAACACGTTCTCCTTACCCACCGTGCTGCAGAACCACTCAAGGAACTGCTTTGTCTGAGGGCAGTCGTAGAGCCAGTCAAAGTCCCTCTCACAGAAGGCATCTGCATGGGGGTAGACCAACGACAGTGTTGCCATAAACTCTGCCCCTCTGTTCACTGTGTCCAGTGGGAAGGCCTGGGTGTGTGTCTGGCTGAACATGGCAAGGATGGTCAACACTAGAAGGGAAAAAGCAGGAGTCATTCTTATGGGTCCTGACACCCACAGCCATCTCAAGGGTGCCATAGCAACACTCCTAGCTGCCTGCTTGAGCAGAGACTCAAGCAGTCCCTCCACAAGTGCTGCAGACCAGCTCACAGGCTGCAGCATTGCTATGGTGGGGTGCAAGACAAATGAGAGCCCACAGAGCAAGGGAGAAAGCCTGCCCATGTTCCATTTCCATACAGCCTCCTCCCCAGGGCCATACAGATCTAGCCCCTTTGCCAAGAAATGTCCACCCTGCAAGACATACATATCAGAGCATCAGGACAGGCTTTTTCAGCCTACCTATAGTTTGCTCCATGCTCTTTCCAATAACCATCTTTCCCTTCAGATACCTCTGTCCTTCCCGCCTGCACATTGCATCCCCTAAGTGTCCAGTCTCTCCTGGGCCAGCTGAGGGATGAGCACCCTATCTCACAGAAAACCAGGCCAACTCACTGTCTCCATTTGGGTTTTGAAGGTACGAGCAATGCAGCGGCCTCCCCTTGGTGTGAAGATGGTGATTGAAGCAGTCTGCATTATGAAAGGAATCAAGCCCAAAAGGGTTGCAGGAGAAAAGCTAGGCTCCAAGGTAGATGACTACTGGGAGCCAGGCAGGGGCCTTCTCCAGGACCCAGGGAAGTTCCTGGACAGCCTGTTTAAGTATGATAAGGTAAGTGGTGGCAGAGAGAGGCTGTGACGAGGGACCAGGTATTGCCTTAATGAAGCTTAGAGCTCTTTGTGGGCAATAtccttcagcagcacagtgGACAAGGACATATTTGGCCTGAAAGCCCTCATGCAGATGGAGGCATTTGATTGCCTTGGGCAATGGGACCCAGGTACACAGGTCTTCCCcttctgtccctctgctctTTCCACGTGGAGGAGCTGGATGGAAGTGGTATAGGAAGGGACTTACCTAGTCCCACAGCCATGCCTCCCAGGCCTCAGCATGCAGCAATTTGattcttctttctccagtgCAATGCCTTAACCCCCCTGCCaggtgctggggcaggctgcAGCCACTGGGGAAAGCCCTTTAAGACCCTCCTCAGCCAGACATCTAAAACCCTCATCACCGAtctcctttctctcctaccATTGCAGGACAATATTGCAGACACTGTTATCAGGGCCATCCAGCCCTACATTGACAGTGAGGAGTTTCAGCCAGCTGCCATCGCCAAGGTCT encodes:
- the LOC142603126 gene encoding HAUS augmin-like complex subunit 3, which gives rise to MTPAFSLLVLTILAMFSQTHTQAFPLDTVNRGAEFMATLSLVYPHADAFCERDFDWLYDCPQTKQFLEWFCSTVGKENVLSPAEVEAYDALLAAGKPILEGHALEQALQVCRQVPQLPSVILDDESCSLEALKQELHELQDYRDRQLWRHRKLQVWAANLQWELRYLEEEEKVVKWDLRKAQRDLEVEVFQTSAVLNQVSKAAMQLAKWCEDMGKGRPPALLCEMDLGPYMQLEQEATDVFERLIQQVQLGSAQVPDARGASAQGETQKERLEAGMQMDSDWEVPEGRTPYQECAKTPWWVAPASQGILVQGSRGKQLVEGRDGREVLSMGHEEVRDGSQEATERMDAKQTMLKSLGTDRDELLEDQDSYWKELGQMEKARICAQREVIVMSAKVEANCAALEWAQRTLEALEKNQHVVKVELRSQAAMLQKQLHALRCDITQTLTHQLPPLLKAEARLSCLPVLQRQLSLEAAHLQSIARRQEEAAAWLVNQHSRLNLLELQLKWERKEMDQKAAWLREMETAMKEAQTRLQAQQNYFKEARSSQKDCPRIWIDPKDLCALRLWDMLVGQDQEKQIFRSYKTIAAQCSQLVQDQKVLEAQLAAPMPQLPALESSTEVLYRLLYNSSNQLQLSSPEMTELMQQLTTMEDNLYQMLTDLLSDLKVKRTSLQSPILQTERNLYVYFYCNEDRLREVVEKLEEQVSAFSKRPLTELPYAKQ